The following DNA comes from Terriglobia bacterium.
CTGATCACCACGCCGGACCCCAGGGCATGCTCACGCTGTTCTCGCGGAACACCCTGGAAATCGGGCCCGAAGAACTGTTGGAAAAAAGGATCATTGAAGAAAGGGGATGTTTGGGGCCGAGCTTTAATCACCTGGGTCGTCGAAATGTTGACAATCCCGGGGAGTACGGCTTTGGCGATGGACTCAAAGGCCCGATTCTGCTGTTCCAAAACGCTGACATCCTGAGCGTTCACCAGGGAATCCTTAGCGGGTGCATATCCCTGAGAGTAACCGATTTGCAGTTGCTGCAGACCCAGCCACAAGATGGCCACCATCCCCACGATCCCTGCCGCCCAGATTGTGAGCGGCGCGGGTCGACGGTGGCGAGTCGCTTGTGGCCGTTCGGTAGAGCTTTCCATTTGATTTTCCATAGGTTTACTACCCCTTTTTCGAGTTTTTGTCCCTTGTTTAGACGTTCCTAAGTGAATTTTGGCCGTTCATAATCTACATCGCTATACGATAGTGATTCAAGGCTAGAGGTTGTTTCGCAGGCGAGAAGAGATTCCAAGAGGGACTGCAAAAAGGTGGGTCCTGCCCGAGGGTCATAGACCGAACTTCTGGGTCACTCCAACCGAATGATCAAGGGCTTACATCGATCCCCTTCCCGCAGTCCCTTACTCTGCAATTCAAATTTGACCGCCACTCCCCGCCCGGTCATGGAGAACCAACGGATCCCAAACTCTATTTCCTCTCTGCCACGATCAGAGTGATATCGTCATGCTGCAGGACCCCGGAGGTAAAGTCAGTCAGCCGATCCATGATCTTGACTTTCATCTCCTCCGCCGAGAGGGTGCGATTGGTCATGATCAGTTCCAGCAGACGCTCATCTCCGAATTCTTCCAGGGTCTTCGATTGGGCTTCCGTAACACCGTCGGTGAAAAAAACCAGCCGGTCGCCAGAATTCCAGGAGACCACGCCCTGTTCATAGGGAACCTTGTCAAAGATTCCCATCACCATGCCGCCTTCGCGCAGCGGACGAACTTCCCCGGCTGCCGTCACCAGCAAAGGTGGATTATGGCCCGCATTGCAGTACCGGAACTCACCCGCATCGGTCAGCACCCCATAGAACGCAGTGACGAATTTTCCGCTGGGGTTTTTTTGCGCCAGATGATGGTTCACCCGGGAGATGGTTTCGGCGGCCGACCTTTCGGGGCAAGCCTCGGACAGAAACATTCCCTGAGCCATCGAAGTGAGCAAGGCCGCGGAACATCCTTTCCCCGCGACGTCGGCGATGACAATGCCGACCTGGTCTTCCCCCAGCGGGATGAAATCGTAGTAATCTCCCCCAATGGCCCGACACTGGATGTTGACCCCGGAAAAACGGGTCCGGGCCAGTTCCGGGGGCGTCTTGGGCAAGAGGGTTTGCTGAATCTCCCGCGCAATCTTGAACTCTTCCTCCAGTTGCCGCTTCTCCAGTTCCTCCTGGTGCAACCGCGCGTTCTCGATGGCGATGGCGGCGTGGCCGGCGAGGGTCTCAAACAGTTCCAGGTCTTGATCCGAGAAAACCTGCGTGACCGTTTGTTTGTCGACGTACAGCAATCCAATGGTCGAGACCGCAGGGGCATCCTCCGCGCCGTTGTCCTGAAACGTGGAGCGGTAGATGCGCAGGGGCACGCACATGATTGTTTTCAAGTTCAATGCGATGACGCTCTTCTGATCGCGCAAATGCTGGTCCCGCTCGGCATCACAGACAATCACCGACTGATCGGTCTGGATGACACGCTGGATGACCGTGCGGCTGAGGCGGTGCTGCTTGTCCTCAAGGGCCTCGCGCGTTATGTTTCGCGACATGGCCACCTGCAGCTCGCCGTGCGCGTCCTTTAACATCAGGAATCCACGATCGGCCCCCGCCAGCTCAATGACGGCCTCCATGACGCGGTTCAGTACATCATCCAAAATCAGTGATGAGCTCAACGCTTTTGAAACCTCGAGCAGCATGCGCAGATGGTGGGAGCTGACCTTGCTTTCCGCGGAGTCATTGGTCGAGCTGATGGAGGCCAGCACAGAATCCTTCACTTCCTCCAAGGCGAACAGCACCGCCTGCGCCGGATTGGATCCCAGCTGGATGCGATCGCCGTGCGCCAGCTTTCGTTCCGTCACGCGCTCGCCGTTGACGATCGTCCCGTTCTTGCTGCCCACATCCACGATGTAGAAGCTCCCGTTCTGAGGGCGGATTTCGGCATGGAACCGGGAGATGGAGGGATCGTTCAGGATGACGTGGTTCTCGGAGTTGCGTCCGATCTTCAGCACGGATTGTGAAATCGGGACGACCAGTTTGCCGCCCGAGAAATCGGTGTAGTAAACGCGAGGTCCGGTCATAAAGCACCCCTTCCTGCCGTCGTAACCCTCGGAGCCAATTGCCTGGAGTGCCGTTATTATAGCTGGAGTGGGCCCCGGAGGGAAGACCAAATGCATGCCCCCCAGGGTCCGGCCCGGGGATCGTGATTTAAGAAGGATTGGGAAGCGGGGGCAGGGACCTGCGTATCACGTCGGGACGACCCCGGGGGCCGGAGGATCAGTCCACCGCGGTTTCCCTGCCTTTTTGCGCTTGACATCCCCCATTCCGCTCCTTAGAATACCGACCGGTCGGTAGGTCAGCACCGGCGCCCCAAGGCCCGAAATACGTCAGGCAAAATCCGCGGACACCGTTGGCCGGTCCGCTTCCCATTCACGAGGAGTGCGTCGACGTCCATGCCCTCGAAGCGACAGCAGGCCCGCTTACACAATCCCATTTACGACATCGCGGCGCGGGTCATTCACCAGCGGGGATACGATTCCACTTCCATGAGCGACGTGGCCCGAGCGGCGGGACTGACCAAGGCGGGCCTCTACCATCATGTGACCAGCAAAGAGCAGCTGCTCTACACCATTCTCGATTACGGGATGGATCTGACCGACGAAGTGGTGATCCGGCCGGTCCAGGCGCTGCGCGATCCCCGGGAGCGGTTAGAGCAGATGATAGAACGCCACCTTCGGCTCATTCTCCGGGAGAGGAACCATGAAGTCACCGTGATTCTTCACGAGGATAAGTCCCTGAAGGGCGCGATGCGGCGGAAGATTGCGGAACGAAAGAAGGCGTACATCCGCTTCGTGGAAGGGCTAGTCCGGGATGTGTTGAAGCAGCAGGGCCGGAAGGAGATCGACCCCCGCCTCGCCGCCTTCGCCCTGCTTGGAATGATGAACTGGTGCTACCAGTGGTATCGGCCGGGCGGCCGAATTTCACTTCCACAACTGGTCCGGGGAATGACCCGGATTTTTCTCGCGGGAATCACCCGGTAACAAGCCGGATTCCCAGGAGGTTTCCATATGGACCGCGTTGTTGTTTTTGACACGACTTTGCGAGATGGCGAACAATCGCCCGGTTTCAGCATGAACATCGACGAAAAATTGAAGATGGCGCGGCAGTTGGAACGCTTGAATGTCGATGTCATCGAGGCGGGCTTCCCCATCGCCAGCGAGGGCGACTTCGAGGCGGTCCGCCGCATTGCCCAGGAGGTGCGCACGCCGGTCATCGCGGGACTGGCTCGAGCTCACCCGGCAGATATCATGCGGTGTTGGGAGGCAATTCAATACGCGGCGCGGCCCCGCATCCATACCTTCATCGCCACCTCCGACATCCACTTGCGGCACAAGCTTCGCCGATCGAGGGAAGAGGTGCTGCGGCAGGCGGCGGAGGCGGTCCGTTACGCCAAGTCGCTCACGGACGATGTCGAGTTCTCAGCTGAAGATGCAGGCCGCAGCGATATCGACTATCTCTGCCAGGTCATCGCGGCCGTCGTCGAAGCGGGGGCCACCGTCGTCAACATCCCCGACACCGTGGGCTACTGCATCCCCAGCGAATTCGGGGCGCTGATCGGCACTCTTCGGGAGCGCGTTCCCGCGCTGGCGCGCGCGACGCTGAGTGTCCATTGCCACAACGACCTGGGGCTGGCAGTGTCCAATTCCCTCGCCGCCATCCAGCACGGGGCGCGCCAGGTGGAATGCACCATCAACGGGATAGGGGAACGGGCCGGGAATGCCTCGCTGGAAGAGATTGTCATGGCCTTGCGGGTAAGATCAGCCTATCTAAAGCTTGAGACCGGGATTCGCAGTGAAGAGATCTACCGGTGCTCACACCTTCTTTCCAACCTTACCGGAATGCCCGTCCAGGCCAACAAGGCGATCGTCGGAAAGAACGCGTTTGCCCATGAAGCGGGAATTCACCAGGATGGCGTGCTTAAGGAGGCGCTCACTTATGAGATCATGACCCCGCAATCGGTCGGGATCCCTGAGAACAAGCTCGTCCTGGGGAAGCATTCCGGACGGCATGCTCTTCTGAAGCGTTACGAATCCCTGGGCTACACGCTCACGAAAGAAGAACTGGAGCGCGCCTATTTGCTGTTCACCAAGCTGGCCGACAAAAAAAAGGCGGTGTTCGATGAGGAGTTGATCGTCATCCTCGATGACGGGTTGAAGCACGTCCCCGAATCCTATTCGCTGAAATACCTGCAAACCATCGGTGGAAATGAAGGGTTTGGATCGGCAACCCTCAAACTGGCCCATGGCGAGGAGGTGCTCGTGGATTCGGCGGTAGGAGACGGTCCGGTTGACGCGACCTATAACGCCATCGACCGCATTACCGGCATGCCGGGAAAGTTGCTCGATTATTCCTTGAAGTCGGTCACCCGCGGAAAAGATGCGGTGGCGGAAGCCTTCGTTCACGTCCAGTTCGGCACACACAACTTTACGGGAAAAGCAGCTTCGACGGATGTGACCGAAGCCAGTGCCCGCGCTTACCTGAACGCTATTAATAAGGCGCTCCTGGAGAGACAGCGGCGTGAAAAGGCTTTACAGTCGAATGTGGGCGGTGCCGGCGTATTTGAGTCCCCGCAGACCGCAGAGGACCATGCGGCCGATTGGGCCGTGTGAAAGCAGTTGCCAGTTCTCAGTGGTCGGTTCTCAGTTGCCCGTTGGCAGACTATAAATTGGTGCGGACGGTCTGTTGAATATTAGCCTGAGAGGGAAATTGGTGGATTAATCCTCAGTCCCGCGTCAAGATTCGCGTCTCGAATCCCAACTTCTGGCATCTGACTTCGAATTTCTGACGTCGGACTTCTGGCCTCCGGCTTCTGGCTTCCGGCTTCTGGCCTCCGGCCTCTGGCTTCCGGCTTCTGGCCTCTGACTTCTGACTTCTGGCTTCCGGCTTCTGGCCTCCGGCCTCTGGCTTCCGGCTTCTGGCCTCTGACTTCTGACTTCTGACTTCTGACTTCTGGCTTCTGGCCTCTGGCTTCTGGCTTCTGACTTCTGACTTCTGACCTCCGGCCTCTGACTTCTGATTTCGAATACAGGCCAGCTTCCGATTGTGAATAAGGAACCTATGCCCCAGACTATTACAGAAAAAATCCTGGCAAAACACTCGGGACGAGACGAGGTCGCGCCAGGGGAACTGATAAACGGCCGAATCGACCTTGTCATGTGTCACGAGGTGACAACCCCTCCCGCCATCACCATGATGAAATCGATCGGAGTGGAAAAAGTCTTTGATCCCTCCAAGATCGTCGTCACCCCCGACCATTTTGTTCCCAATAAGGACATTCAATCTGCACTCCTGGCGAAGATTCTGCGCCAATGGGTCGAACAGCAGGGGATTGAGCATTACTATGAGATCGGGAGACATGGGATTTGTCACGCGCTCCTGCCCGAGATGGGACACATCCTGCCCGGCACCACCGTGATCGGCGCCGATTCCCACTCCTGCACCTATGGTGCGTTCGGATGTTTTTCCACGGGGATAGGCTCCACCGACC
Coding sequences within:
- a CDS encoding TetR/AcrR family transcriptional regulator; this encodes MPSKRQQARLHNPIYDIAARVIHQRGYDSTSMSDVARAAGLTKAGLYHHVTSKEQLLYTILDYGMDLTDEVVIRPVQALRDPRERLEQMIERHLRLILRERNHEVTVILHEDKSLKGAMRRKIAERKKAYIRFVEGLVRDVLKQQGRKEIDPRLAAFALLGMMNWCYQWYRPGGRISLPQLVRGMTRIFLAGITR
- a CDS encoding 2-isopropylmalate synthase — translated: MDRVVVFDTTLRDGEQSPGFSMNIDEKLKMARQLERLNVDVIEAGFPIASEGDFEAVRRIAQEVRTPVIAGLARAHPADIMRCWEAIQYAARPRIHTFIATSDIHLRHKLRRSREEVLRQAAEAVRYAKSLTDDVEFSAEDAGRSDIDYLCQVIAAVVEAGATVVNIPDTVGYCIPSEFGALIGTLRERVPALARATLSVHCHNDLGLAVSNSLAAIQHGARQVECTINGIGERAGNASLEEIVMALRVRSAYLKLETGIRSEEIYRCSHLLSNLTGMPVQANKAIVGKNAFAHEAGIHQDGVLKEALTYEIMTPQSVGIPENKLVLGKHSGRHALLKRYESLGYTLTKEELERAYLLFTKLADKKKAVFDEELIVILDDGLKHVPESYSLKYLQTIGGNEGFGSATLKLAHGEEVLVDSAVGDGPVDATYNAIDRITGMPGKLLDYSLKSVTRGKDAVAEAFVHVQFGTHNFTGKAASTDVTEASARAYLNAINKALLERQRREKALQSNVGGAGVFESPQTAEDHAADWAV
- a CDS encoding SpoIIE family protein phosphatase, with the protein product MTGPRVYYTDFSGGKLVVPISQSVLKIGRNSENHVILNDPSISRFHAEIRPQNGSFYIVDVGSKNGTIVNGERVTERKLAHGDRIQLGSNPAQAVLFALEEVKDSVLASISSTNDSAESKVSSHHLRMLLEVSKALSSSLILDDVLNRVMEAVIELAGADRGFLMLKDAHGELQVAMSRNITREALEDKQHRLSRTVIQRVIQTDQSVIVCDAERDQHLRDQKSVIALNLKTIMCVPLRIYRSTFQDNGAEDAPAVSTIGLLYVDKQTVTQVFSDQDLELFETLAGHAAIAIENARLHQEELEKRQLEEEFKIAREIQQTLLPKTPPELARTRFSGVNIQCRAIGGDYYDFIPLGEDQVGIVIADVAGKGCSAALLTSMAQGMFLSEACPERSAAETISRVNHHLAQKNPSGKFVTAFYGVLTDAGEFRYCNAGHNPPLLVTAAGEVRPLREGGMVMGIFDKVPYEQGVVSWNSGDRLVFFTDGVTEAQSKTLEEFGDERLLELIMTNRTLSAEEMKVKIMDRLTDFTSGVLQHDDITLIVAERK